A window of Christiangramia forsetii KT0803 contains these coding sequences:
- a CDS encoding DUF421 domain-containing protein has translation MEKWFVFDLESFVAIVLTAIGIYIAIIVYTRIAGKRSFSKMSSFDFAMTVALGSMIATTVLSKSVSLWEGVVGLGIVYILQILVAILRRYKIVRDVVDNAPLMLMDGKNILHHNLKKARVTEEDLRSKLREANVLRLKEVRAVIFEATGDISVLHTGDMDEELEDWLIKGVDR, from the coding sequence ATGGTTTGTTTTTGATTTAGAGTCTTTTGTGGCAATAGTCCTTACTGCGATTGGGATTTATATAGCAATTATTGTTTATACAAGAATAGCTGGAAAGCGAAGTTTCTCGAAGATGTCTAGTTTTGACTTTGCCATGACCGTAGCTTTGGGTTCCATGATTGCAACCACCGTACTGTCTAAAAGTGTAAGCCTCTGGGAAGGAGTTGTGGGATTAGGGATTGTTTATATTCTTCAAATTTTAGTTGCAATTCTTAGAAGATACAAAATAGTGAGAGATGTGGTAGATAATGCTCCGCTTATGTTGATGGACGGAAAAAATATACTTCATCATAACCTCAAGAAGGCGAGGGTTACCGAGGAAGATCTGCGTTCAAAACTAAGGGAAGCTAATGTGTTGCGATTAAAAGAAGTAAGAGCCGTGATCTTTGAAGCGACAGGAGATATTTCAGTATTGCATACTGGAGATATGGATGAGGAGCTTGAAGACTGGTTAATAAAAGGTGTAGATAGGTAA